ACTCACAGTAACAACGAAATGTGGCACcttcagtgttgggggtaacgcattacaagtaacacgagttacgtaatattattacttttttcaagtaactagtaaagtgacgcattactttttaattgacaagaaaatatctgagttacttttttcaaataagtaacggcagttacttttcccccaatttattgattaaaagctctcctgtccccatgttgagagaaattgggagtaatacgttagttctagaataaatgtgaacatgcattaattcatctcactcacaaaaaaacagattcagtatttcctcaaaatgaataaacagtgaaattcaactcagaatatgacgcaaacctgcaataattaaatatgttagatAATACAAACATCCTTTATGCACTTAATCCCaatttattaaccaatgttttTGCTATCAACCTTcgtgatccaattcaaccatactaataagcaaaaattacttaagataatctaacatttgttttcctttttattattgCTCAAGAGTTGACattctttttcttctgtggtctactgaacagacgtgaatttacttttctcaaagcctgaggcttttggtgtgaaaaggcttttacatttgccaaaaatagaactttttatagtgaaaacaaacaagcgagccctgcccagatttaaaaagtaacgcaaaagtaatgcattactttccgtaattagtaattagttacttttttagggagtaactcaatattgtaatgcattacttttaaaagtaactttccccaacactgggcACCTTTATAAAATCactaaagcaaacaggatgcgctttctgccgtttCTGTCTCTGTGAACTCGAGCACGAAACTTGGAAACTCCGTGTATACTGCTTACAGGCATGacaaatatatctatagagagtgaaatgtcactttcaaatagaaaacaaataatctcagattatgtaatccatacgATACAGGTGCAGGTACTGTGGAGAtgatgagtcagtgtcgccaacttcatctcttaaggCGAAAActaagaaagcactagtttatgaataaattattaaaacgttaatggagtctccttgctgtttttaccTGACACATTCagaattattatatctgccggtgcgctgtggcaagcttttttatttattttttttttttttgcatgagcTTGAGCCCTTCTTAGGCTatataggcaattaaaggctcattattatgatttatatgatttattaataaacgtgcaacTAAGTGTCGACTAATGGTTAAAATGAACTAcaactagtcgaccagaaaaatctttcctCAAGCATAAGAGCAATAACAGACTTGCAATAATGTTCATGTAAGTTCAGTACCAAAGATCTGGGCAGAGGACGTTCAGATGTCGTCTCACACTGTCTCCTCAGCAGAAAAATTACTAGGCCAAGAGCGATGAGAACAGCGCACAAAATTACGACGATGAGGCTTTCtgaagaaacacacacaaacaaatatattagtACCAAACATTAAACACATGTATGGAAACTAATAAATGtgtactgcatcattacaccacaaaataagtataaacactTTCAAAAGAAATAATGCACACCGTTTTTTGCTGGTATGTAAACACACTGTGGGAAGCTCGTGGGAGAAGAGGCCAGTACATCCTCAACTTTGAAGCTGGCCACAGCACAGTACACTTGCCCTGATGTAAGAAAACCAAATTCCACCTTGAATGGGTGTTCACTGATCACTTCAGCTGTGTATGCCTTTAaggaaaatgaattaaaaaaaataaaaataaaaaactgaacgctccatttaaacacttatactgttaaaataaatacaaaagtaaataaaatgcagCTAAAGGAATGTAAAGATGAGAGTTGTGCACCTGTCTGTCTGAGGGGTTCTGTTCGTTGTATAGAGTGACTGTGGCATTGAGATTTTTAATCTCCATTAGTGGGCAACAATccatctcctcctcttcctcaatGGAGCAGCTTTTGGCTGGAGCACAAGGAAAATTTACCGTGACCCAAACACTTCCCTGTTCCATGGAGATTATTACGGAAGGCATGCTAAATTTGGCATCAGctagtaaaaaacaaacaaatatgaaaatacaaaacattgaAGGAACAGCCTTACTCCTACcacttgttttaataataataataacaacaatagaaaaatctaaataatacaatgcaataatataatcataataaagtTAAACTATTAATCACATTTAGCAAATTCCTGTCCAGTTAtgagaatttatatatttatagacaAATGTTAGATATTTCTTATGTACTATGAGTGAAAGCAtttctgtacttttatttaacttttcaaGGTTTTCAAGATTTTTCCTCTTTCTTATCAAATATCTGTAACATGGTTTGAGGTTTAATACTGACGGTCATCAACAGAGTTGCAGGACCAAGTTTTATTTAGCCAGAGAAATTCAGATGTCAGTCTAATGAAGTTCAACGTGTGTACGCTTGGAAAGACATTTGACAGATCACAGCTTTGCTGGGAAATCTGGAAGCAGCCTGAAACATTTGTCCATGATGTtctgcaacacaaacacacaatatcACACTTTATAAAAATGCCGAGTACATTCTTTTTGGTGATCATCAGGCCATTCATCGCCTGCAAAACTGGGTGAAACATACATTTCTGActttcatttcttaaaaaacatgacTTATCCACTGggcatgaaattaaaaaaaaagcaaattgaGCTTGAGTGCTTCtgagtcattttcatttttcaattttaattcagAGGAAACCAAGAGCGTGTCTGAAGTGATAACAATAGCGTATCTGCTCCGGGGCGATGAGCCTGGATTGTTTCTCACTGTGGTTTTCTGCTAAACCACACAGTTTCAACTCTCACCCCAGTGCTCTACAGCTCTCTGCTCCTCACTCTCATTTCTCCTCTAAACAGCAGTTTCCGTATCATACATAGTTACTCATGTTTTTCTAAACTCCCTCTTTTGTGTGTAGATGAGACTCACCCTTGTGTTTTGCTCAAGACAGTGTAAGTCGTATTTGGACTGGCATCAGGGCAATCCCATTTAAGATGGCATCCGAAATTCAACGTATGCACTGTAACGTTACAGACAGAGACTGCAGACTCTAGACGAAACAAATGAAAACCAGAACATGTTGCACCTGTGTATGTCACAGACATGATCGGAAACAGAGCATACCAAATGGAAGAGACAAAAGCTAGAAATTCATAcagaaaaatgtacttacctaGATTCAGCACCAACAGAAAGAAACATAAGTTTAGGAGAGCGACAGGCATCCCCACAACAGAATGCTATTTtatggaaaaaacaaacaaacaaaaaaacataataataataataataataa
The sequence above is a segment of the Labeo rohita strain BAU-BD-2019 chromosome 7, IGBB_LRoh.1.0, whole genome shotgun sequence genome. Coding sequences within it:
- the si:dkeyp-75h12.7 gene encoding uncharacterized protein si:dkeyp-75h12.7; its protein translation is MPVALLNLCFFLLVLNLESAVSVCNVTVHTLNFGCHLKWDCPDASPNTTYTVLSKTQGTSWTNVSGCFQISQQSCDLSNVFPSVHTLNFIRLTSEFLWLNKTWSCNSVDDPDAKFSMPSVIISMEQGSVWVTVNFPCAPAKSCSIEEEEEMDCCPLMEIKNLNATVTLYNEQNPSDRQAYTAEVISEHPFKVEFGFLTSGQVYCAVASFKVEDVLASSPTSFPQCVYIPAKNESLIVVILCAVLIALGLVIFLLRRQCETTSERPLPRSLALLRDLELQNETVIDSNVAPHNEDSDGDYVSVVSISDFTLMNNQSSYYNTQSLGNGYYTSPILHNPDCTEESVESDELNTEVQHDEFHVLPSHPVLEAEMGCAYQNQNILPSLRDIPLSSVRVKHTQQDEISTEDPERTEDVIWGKLNMRPIEDIQSN